A genomic stretch from Microbacterium proteolyticum includes:
- a CDS encoding MarR family winged helix-turn-helix transcriptional regulator: MQDPLALENQVCFALVTAARNVVSIYRPVLEPLGLTHPQYLVMLALWEQSPRSLGALAAELAMEPATLSPLVKRLEAQGRVVRSRRADDERVLDIGLTDEGRALREAALAVPGQVMARVGVDEPALIALRDGLAPFAGSLRDGE, translated from the coding sequence ATGCAGGATCCGCTCGCGCTCGAGAATCAGGTGTGCTTCGCCCTCGTCACGGCGGCGCGCAACGTCGTATCGATCTATCGGCCCGTGCTGGAGCCGCTCGGTCTGACCCATCCGCAGTATCTCGTCATGCTCGCGCTCTGGGAGCAGTCGCCGCGATCGCTCGGTGCGCTCGCGGCGGAACTCGCCATGGAGCCCGCCACGCTGTCGCCACTGGTCAAGCGCCTCGAGGCGCAGGGCCGGGTGGTCCGCTCCCGTCGCGCCGACGATGAGCGGGTGCTCGACATCGGCCTCACCGACGAGGGCCGCGCGCTGCGCGAGGCCGCGCTCGCGGTACCCGGCCAGGTCATGGCGCGGGTCGGCGTCGACGAGCCCGCGCTGATCGCCCTGCGAGACGGTCTCGCGCCCTTCGCGGGGAGCCTCCGAGACGGGGAGTGA
- the uvrA gene encoding excinuclease ABC subunit UvrA, which yields MPIVPVSSPSSSATSGTSGKLSVRGARVHNLKDVDLDIPRDSLVVFTGLSGSGKSSLAFDTIFAEGQRRYVESLSAYARQFLGQVDRPDVDFIEGLSPAVSIDQKSTNRNPRSTVGTITEIHDYMRLLWARIGVPHCPDCGARIQRQTVQQIADQLMELPERTRYQIVAPVVTQKKGEFVDLFKELSAKGYARAVVDGELIQLAEPPTLKKSYKHDIAVVVDRLVASGDNLSRVTDSVETAMGLAGGIMQVNYVDEEGDDAWQSFSEKLACPNGHPLQLTEIEPRTFSFNAPFGACPVCSGLGTRMSVDVDLMLGDEELSIRDGAILPWTTQGKGLFQYYERLLEGLARDLDFSLDTPWKDLSHDVQQAVLRGENYKVTVKWKNRYGREMRYSSGFEGVVPYIERQYLQAESDTQRQRWSEYLREVPCAVCDGDRLKPEVLAVLVDNTSIAAASRMSLADAREFFSKLTLTDREATIAAAVLREIRARLDFLLQVGLNYLSLGRAAGTLSGGEAQRIRLATQIGSGLTGVLYVLDEPSIGLHQRDNRRLIQTLETLRDLGNTLIVVEHDEETIHAADWVVDIGPRAGVDGGNVVHSGPLAELLDDERSLTGAYLSGRRAIEAPKKRRKIDKKRQITVVGARENNLQNVSVDFPLGVLTSVTGVSGSGKSTLVNGILYEVLASKLNGARRVPGKHTRVTGLDNLDKVVHVDQAPIGRTPRSNPATYTGVFDRIRTLFSETPEAKVRGYQAGRFSFNVKGGRCEACSGDGTLKIEMNFLPDVYVDCEVCHGKRYNRDTLSVHYKGKNIAEVLEMPISEAAEFFEPIQAIHRYLKTLVDVGLGYVRLGQSATTLSGGEAQRVKLATELQRRSNGRSIYVLDEPTTGLHFEDVSLLLKVLNGLVDKGNSVIVIEHNLDVIKSSDWVIDLGPEGGAGGGTIVATGTPEQVAKVKGSHTGAFLAELLETGRTGTPRNAPALDADDAERELVSAVG from the coding sequence GTGCCGATCGTTCCCGTTTCCTCGCCCTCGTCATCCGCCACCTCCGGTACCAGCGGCAAGCTGAGTGTGCGCGGTGCGCGCGTCCACAACCTGAAAGACGTCGACCTCGACATCCCCCGCGATTCCCTCGTCGTCTTCACCGGGCTGTCGGGGTCGGGGAAGTCCAGCCTGGCGTTCGACACGATCTTCGCCGAGGGGCAACGGCGTTACGTCGAGTCGCTGAGCGCGTACGCCCGCCAGTTCCTCGGCCAGGTCGATCGACCCGATGTCGACTTCATCGAGGGGCTCAGCCCCGCCGTCTCGATCGATCAGAAGTCGACCAACCGCAACCCGCGCTCGACGGTCGGGACGATCACGGAGATCCACGATTACATGCGCCTGTTGTGGGCCCGCATCGGCGTGCCCCACTGCCCCGACTGCGGCGCACGCATCCAGCGTCAGACCGTGCAGCAGATCGCGGACCAGCTCATGGAGCTGCCCGAGCGCACCCGCTACCAGATCGTCGCGCCGGTCGTCACGCAGAAGAAGGGCGAGTTCGTCGACCTCTTCAAGGAGCTCAGCGCCAAGGGCTATGCGCGCGCGGTGGTCGACGGCGAGCTGATCCAGCTCGCGGAGCCCCCGACTCTCAAGAAGAGCTACAAGCACGACATCGCCGTGGTCGTCGACCGGCTCGTGGCATCCGGTGACAACCTCAGTCGCGTGACCGACTCGGTCGAGACGGCGATGGGTCTCGCGGGCGGCATCATGCAGGTCAACTACGTCGACGAAGAGGGCGACGACGCCTGGCAGTCGTTCTCCGAGAAGCTGGCGTGTCCCAACGGCCACCCGCTGCAGCTCACCGAGATCGAGCCGCGCACGTTCTCGTTCAACGCGCCCTTCGGCGCGTGCCCCGTCTGCTCGGGCCTCGGAACGCGCATGTCGGTCGACGTCGACCTCATGCTCGGCGACGAGGAGCTCTCCATCCGCGACGGGGCCATCCTGCCCTGGACCACGCAGGGCAAGGGGCTCTTCCAGTACTACGAGCGACTGCTGGAGGGGCTCGCTCGCGACCTCGACTTCTCTCTGGACACCCCGTGGAAGGACCTCTCCCACGACGTGCAGCAAGCGGTGCTCCGCGGCGAGAACTATAAGGTCACGGTCAAGTGGAAGAATCGCTACGGCCGTGAGATGCGTTACTCCTCGGGCTTCGAGGGCGTCGTGCCGTACATCGAGCGGCAGTACCTGCAGGCCGAGTCCGACACGCAGCGCCAGCGCTGGTCGGAGTACCTGCGCGAGGTGCCGTGCGCCGTCTGCGACGGCGACCGTCTGAAGCCCGAGGTGCTCGCGGTGCTCGTCGACAACACCTCGATCGCCGCGGCGTCGCGCATGAGCCTCGCCGACGCTCGTGAGTTCTTCTCGAAGCTCACCCTCACCGATCGTGAAGCGACCATCGCCGCGGCGGTGTTGCGTGAGATCCGCGCCCGCCTCGACTTCCTCTTGCAGGTCGGCCTGAACTACCTCAGTCTGGGCCGCGCCGCCGGAACGCTCTCGGGCGGGGAGGCGCAGCGCATCCGCCTCGCGACGCAGATCGGCTCCGGTTTGACCGGCGTGCTGTACGTCCTCGACGAGCCCTCGATCGGACTCCACCAGCGCGACAACCGGCGCCTCATCCAGACGCTCGAGACGCTGCGAGACCTCGGCAACACCCTGATCGTCGTCGAGCACGACGAAGAGACCATCCACGCGGCCGACTGGGTCGTCGACATCGGACCGCGCGCCGGCGTCGACGGCGGCAACGTCGTGCACTCCGGGCCGCTCGCCGAGCTGTTGGATGACGAGCGTTCGCTCACCGGCGCGTATCTCTCGGGTCGCCGGGCGATCGAGGCGCCGAAGAAGCGTCGCAAGATCGACAAGAAGCGCCAGATCACGGTGGTCGGTGCGCGCGAGAACAACCTCCAGAACGTGTCCGTCGACTTCCCGCTGGGCGTCCTCACCTCCGTGACGGGCGTGAGCGGATCCGGCAAATCGACCCTGGTGAACGGCATCCTGTACGAAGTCCTCGCGTCCAAGCTGAACGGTGCCCGCCGCGTTCCGGGCAAGCACACGCGCGTGACGGGTCTCGACAACCTCGACAAGGTCGTGCACGTCGACCAGGCGCCCATCGGCCGCACTCCGCGGTCCAACCCGGCCACCTACACCGGCGTCTTCGACCGCATTCGCACGCTGTTCAGCGAGACCCCCGAGGCGAAGGTGCGCGGCTACCAGGCCGGGCGGTTCAGCTTCAACGTCAAGGGCGGTCGCTGCGAGGCGTGTTCCGGCGACGGCACGCTGAAGATCGAGATGAACTTCCTCCCCGACGTGTACGTCGACTGCGAGGTGTGCCACGGCAAGCGGTACAACCGCGACACGCTCTCGGTGCACTACAAGGGGAAGAACATCGCCGAGGTGCTCGAGATGCCCATCTCCGAGGCTGCGGAGTTCTTCGAGCCGATCCAGGCCATCCACCGTTACCTCAAGACACTCGTCGACGTCGGTCTCGGATACGTGCGTCTCGGGCAGTCGGCGACCACTCTGTCGGGCGGCGAAGCGCAGCGTGTGAAACTCGCGACCGAGCTGCAGCGCCGGAGCAACGGCCGGTCGATCTACGTGCTCGACGAACCCACGACGGGTCTGCACTTCGAAGACGTGTCGCTGCTGCTGAAGGTCTTGAACGGCCTCGTCGACAAGGGCAACTCGGTGATCGTGATCGAGCACAACCTCGACGTCATCAAGAGCAGCGACTGGGTGATCGACCTCGGGCCCGAGGGCGGTGCTGGCGGCGGCACGATCGTGGCGACGGGAACGCCGGAGCAGGTCGCGAAGGTGAAGGGCAGCCACACCGGCGCGTTCCTGGCCGAACTGCTGGAGACCGGCCGCACGGGAACCCCGCGCAACGCGCCCGCGCTCGACGCGGACGACGCGGAGCGGGAGCTCGTGAGCGCGGTGGGCTGA
- the uvrC gene encoding excinuclease ABC subunit UvrC has protein sequence MSHLPYRPKAGEIPTNPGVYRFRDAEGRVLYVGKAKNLRARLSNYFAPLYSLHERTRRMVTTAASVEWTVVPSDVDSLQLEYMWIKEFDPPFNVRYRDDKSYPFMAITLADEAPRVIVTRNPKIRGAKYFGPYPKVWAVHDTIDLMIKVFPIRTCSDSSYKKAMASGRPCFPGQIGRCGGPCSMKVTVAEHRAMVDDFVAFMSGGDQRFTRELTARMKEASAAMDYESAAHYRDRLQAIDAVLGKSALVLASDTDADLFGIAEDELAATVQHFVVRGGRVRGVRATTIEKEIDISGADLVDQVLQRTYGDAEAGDIPRQVLVPELPDDAEQLETWLRERRGRPVTLQVAQRGRKSDLLKTATLNAQQALMLHKTRRTSDYVARSQALTDLQEAIGMTEAPLRIECFDVSHLSGTNVVASMVVFEDGLPRKDQYRSFGVAETTDDTDSMYQVLTRRLAYLDRPDDIEPETVGGAIVAAPDSAAVTADGEVVTARKRPRFAYRPQLLVVDGGQPQVAAAARALADAGHEEIALCGIAKRLEEVWLPGEEYPVILPRTSEALYLLQRLRDEAHRFAIVHQRKRRKRDISSVLAEVPGLGDARIKALLRHFGSVSALKEASAEDITALPGIGPTLAEAIRAHLDR, from the coding sequence ATGTCGCACCTCCCTTACCGTCCGAAGGCCGGAGAGATCCCCACCAACCCGGGGGTCTACCGGTTCCGGGATGCCGAGGGGCGCGTGCTGTACGTCGGCAAGGCGAAGAACCTGCGAGCACGCTTGTCGAATTACTTCGCACCGCTGTACTCGCTGCACGAGCGCACCCGCCGCATGGTCACGACGGCGGCGAGCGTGGAGTGGACGGTCGTGCCCAGCGACGTCGACTCGCTGCAGCTGGAGTACATGTGGATCAAGGAGTTCGATCCGCCCTTCAACGTGCGCTACCGCGACGACAAGTCGTATCCCTTCATGGCCATCACCCTGGCCGACGAAGCCCCGCGCGTCATCGTCACCCGCAACCCCAAGATCCGTGGAGCGAAGTATTTCGGGCCCTACCCCAAGGTGTGGGCCGTGCACGACACCATCGATCTGATGATCAAGGTCTTCCCCATCCGGACGTGCAGCGACTCGTCCTACAAGAAGGCGATGGCGTCGGGGCGGCCGTGCTTCCCCGGACAGATCGGTCGGTGCGGGGGACCGTGTTCGATGAAGGTCACCGTCGCCGAGCACCGCGCGATGGTCGACGACTTCGTCGCATTCATGTCGGGCGGTGATCAGCGCTTCACGCGCGAGCTGACGGCTCGCATGAAAGAAGCGTCGGCCGCGATGGACTACGAGTCGGCGGCCCACTATCGCGACCGCCTGCAGGCGATCGACGCCGTGCTCGGCAAGAGCGCCCTCGTGCTGGCATCCGACACGGATGCCGACCTGTTCGGCATCGCCGAAGACGAGCTGGCGGCGACCGTGCAGCACTTCGTCGTGCGCGGCGGTCGCGTGCGCGGAGTCCGGGCGACGACGATCGAGAAGGAGATCGACATCTCCGGTGCCGACCTCGTCGATCAGGTGCTTCAGCGCACCTACGGCGACGCGGAGGCCGGGGACATCCCGCGGCAGGTACTGGTACCCGAGCTGCCCGACGACGCCGAACAGCTGGAAACCTGGTTGCGCGAGCGGCGCGGGCGTCCCGTCACCCTGCAGGTGGCTCAGCGCGGGCGGAAGTCCGACCTGTTGAAGACGGCCACGCTCAACGCGCAGCAAGCGCTGATGCTCCACAAGACCCGCCGCACGAGCGACTACGTCGCACGTTCGCAAGCGCTCACCGACCTGCAGGAAGCGATCGGCATGACCGAGGCGCCGCTGCGCATCGAGTGCTTTGACGTGTCGCATCTGTCGGGCACCAACGTCGTGGCATCCATGGTCGTGTTCGAGGACGGCCTGCCCCGGAAGGACCAGTACCGCTCGTTCGGTGTCGCCGAGACGACCGACGACACCGACTCGATGTACCAGGTCCTCACGCGTCGCCTCGCCTACCTCGATCGTCCCGACGACATCGAGCCCGAGACCGTCGGCGGCGCGATCGTCGCCGCTCCCGACTCCGCTGCGGTCACCGCCGACGGCGAGGTCGTGACGGCGCGCAAGCGGCCGCGCTTCGCCTACCGTCCGCAACTGCTGGTCGTCGACGGCGGTCAACCGCAGGTCGCTGCGGCGGCGCGTGCCCTCGCCGATGCGGGGCATGAAGAGATCGCGCTGTGCGGGATCGCCAAGCGCCTCGAAGAGGTCTGGCTGCCGGGGGAGGAGTATCCGGTGATCCTGCCGCGCACGTCGGAGGCGCTGTACCTGCTGCAGCGACTGCGCGACGAGGCCCACCGCTTCGCCATCGTCCATCAACGCAAGCGTCGCAAGCGCGACATCTCGAGCGTCCTCGCGGAGGTCCCGGGGCTCGGCGACGCCCGCATCAAGGCGCTTCTGCGGCACTTCGGATCGGTCTCCGCGCTGAAGGAGGCCAGCGCCGAGGACATCACGGCGCTTCCCGGCATCGGCCCGACCCTGGCCGAGGCCATCCGCGCGCACCTTGATCGCTAG
- the rapZ gene encoding RNase adapter RapZ, whose translation MEPGRDEPGEVLIVTGMSGAGRSTVANALEDLDWYVVDNLPPQMLRPLLELSELAGGAVPRVAVVVDVRGRSLFSDLPEAMRTLQAGRQVRVVFLDASDAVLVRRFEAVRRPHPLQGDGTILDGIRRERERLAPLREAADVVIDTSGMNVHQLSLRTVALFGDEGAARHTITLMSFGFKYGLPPDVDLVADMRFLPNPFWNEDLRPLTGEDPQVREYVLSRAGAAEFLDAYGAALRPVLEGYQRENKRHSVVAVGCTGGKHRSVVMARELAARLSDVPGVAVRVAHRDLGRE comes from the coding sequence ATGGAGCCGGGACGCGACGAGCCAGGTGAGGTGCTGATCGTCACCGGGATGTCGGGGGCGGGCCGGTCCACCGTCGCCAACGCCCTCGAAGACCTCGACTGGTACGTGGTCGACAACCTCCCCCCGCAGATGCTGCGCCCGCTGCTCGAACTCAGCGAGCTCGCCGGTGGCGCGGTACCCCGCGTCGCGGTGGTGGTCGACGTCCGCGGCCGCTCGCTGTTCAGTGACCTGCCCGAGGCGATGCGCACGTTGCAGGCGGGCCGTCAGGTGCGGGTGGTGTTCCTGGATGCCAGTGACGCGGTGCTCGTGCGACGGTTCGAGGCCGTACGCCGACCGCATCCCCTGCAGGGCGACGGCACGATCCTCGACGGCATCCGACGCGAGCGTGAGCGCCTCGCGCCCCTGCGCGAAGCCGCCGACGTCGTGATCGACACGTCGGGCATGAACGTGCACCAGCTGTCGCTGCGCACGGTCGCACTCTTCGGCGATGAAGGGGCCGCGCGCCACACGATCACCCTGATGAGCTTCGGTTTCAAGTACGGCCTGCCGCCCGACGTCGACCTCGTCGCCGACATGCGCTTCCTGCCGAATCCCTTCTGGAACGAAGACCTGCGCCCGCTGACCGGGGAAGACCCGCAGGTGCGGGAGTACGTCCTGAGTCGGGCGGGCGCAGCCGAGTTCCTCGACGCCTACGGGGCGGCGCTCCGACCGGTCCTGGAGGGCTATCAGCGGGAGAACAAGCGCCATTCGGTGGTGGCGGTGGGCTGCACGGGCGGCAAACACCGTTCGGTCGTCATGGCCCGAGAGCTCGCTGCACGTCTGTCCGATGTTCCGGGAGTGGCCGTCCGCGTGGCTCACCGCGACCTCGGTCGCGAGTAG
- the whiA gene encoding DNA-binding protein WhiA, which produces MPLTADVKAELITVRDPRPTARVAELTALLRFSGGLHSIANRVAVEAELDSDILARRVARDLMELYGVRPELHHVQGSGGRTGGHFAVRVIEAGETLARQTGLLDQRRRPVRGLPNKLTTGSRPDLSAIWRGAFLASGTLSDPGRSAALEISCPSSEAAMALVGAGHRIGIPAKAREVRGVPRVVVRDGEAIRGALYEMGARRTAGEWDQMRQRREVRAGVNRLVNFDDANLRRSAQAAVAACARVERALEILGDEVPDHLQQAGELRLAHRDASLDELGHHADPPLTKDAVAGRIRRLLAMADKKAEAEGIPGTEAAVPVGADD; this is translated from the coding sequence GTGCCCCTGACCGCCGACGTGAAGGCCGAGCTCATCACCGTCCGCGATCCGCGCCCGACCGCGCGCGTCGCTGAGCTCACGGCCCTCCTGCGCTTCTCCGGTGGTCTGCACTCCATCGCCAACCGTGTCGCGGTGGAGGCCGAACTGGACTCCGACATCCTCGCGCGCCGTGTCGCCCGCGACCTGATGGAGCTGTACGGCGTGCGCCCCGAGCTGCACCACGTGCAGGGTTCCGGGGGCCGCACCGGCGGTCACTTCGCGGTCCGCGTCATCGAGGCCGGCGAGACGCTGGCTCGTCAGACAGGCTTGCTCGATCAGCGCCGCCGCCCGGTCCGCGGTCTCCCCAACAAGCTGACCACGGGATCACGGCCCGATCTCAGCGCCATCTGGCGCGGAGCCTTCCTGGCGAGCGGCACGTTGAGCGACCCGGGCCGCTCGGCGGCGTTGGAGATTTCGTGCCCGTCGTCGGAGGCCGCGATGGCGCTCGTCGGTGCCGGTCACCGCATCGGCATCCCCGCCAAGGCCCGCGAAGTGCGCGGCGTTCCGCGCGTCGTCGTCCGCGACGGTGAGGCCATCCGCGGTGCGTTGTACGAGATGGGCGCTCGCCGCACCGCGGGGGAATGGGACCAGATGCGTCAGCGCCGCGAAGTGCGCGCCGGCGTCAACCGCCTCGTCAACTTCGACGACGCCAACCTGCGCCGATCGGCCCAGGCCGCGGTGGCCGCATGCGCCCGGGTGGAGCGTGCGCTGGAGATCCTCGGCGATGAGGTCCCCGATCACCTCCAGCAGGCGGGCGAGCTGCGCCTCGCCCACCGCGACGCCAGCCTCGACGAGCTCGGCCACCACGCCGACCCGCCCCTCACCAAGGACGCCGTGGCCGGCCGCATCCGTCGCCTGCTGGCCATGGCCGACAAGAAGGCCGAGGCCGAGGGGATCCCCGGCACCGAGGCCGCCGTGCCGGTCGGCGCGGACGACTGA
- a CDS encoding superoxide dismutase — MAKYTLPELPYDYSALEPHISATIMELHHSKHHQTYVNGANTTLDLLAEAREKGDFANINRLQKDLAFNLGGHTNHSIFWTNLSPNGGDKPTGDLEAAIDDQFGSFDAFRAQFTAAALGVQGSGWAGLFWDSIGQNLVIQQFFDQQGQIVAGTVPLLLLDVWEHAYYLDYKNVRADYVKAFWNIANWADAQERFAAAREKTAGLLVLS, encoded by the coding sequence ATGGCGAAGTACACGCTGCCCGAACTGCCCTACGACTACTCGGCGCTGGAGCCGCACATCAGCGCGACCATCATGGAGCTGCACCACAGCAAGCACCACCAGACGTACGTCAACGGAGCGAACACGACTCTCGACCTGCTCGCCGAAGCGCGCGAGAAGGGCGACTTCGCGAACATCAACCGTCTGCAGAAGGACCTCGCGTTCAACCTGGGCGGTCACACCAATCACTCCATCTTCTGGACCAACCTCTCGCCCAACGGCGGAGACAAGCCCACCGGCGACCTCGAGGCGGCCATCGACGACCAGTTCGGCTCGTTCGACGCCTTCCGTGCGCAGTTCACCGCTGCCGCCCTCGGCGTGCAGGGCTCGGGCTGGGCGGGTCTGTTCTGGGACTCGATCGGTCAGAACCTCGTCATCCAGCAGTTCTTCGACCAGCAGGGTCAGATCGTCGCGGGGACCGTTCCCCTTCTCCTGCTCGACGTCTGGGAGCACGCGTACTACCTCGACTACAAGAACGTCCGCGCCGACTACGTGAAGGCGTTCTGGAACATCGCCAACTGGGCCGACGCCCAGGAGCGCTTCGCCGCCGCCCGTGAGAAGACCGCGGGTCTGCTGGTACTGTCGTAA
- the gap gene encoding type I glyceraldehyde-3-phosphate dehydrogenase, with product MTVKIGINGFGRIGRNYLRAALAQGADLEIVAVNDLTDNKTLAHLLKYDSVGGVLAEEVSYTEDSITVGDKTIKVFEERDPANLPWGELGVDIVIESTGRFTKAEDAKKHVAGGAKKVLISAPATGDDATIVMGVNEETYNPETDVIISNASCTTNCLAPLAKVFNDAFGIERGFMMTAHAYTADQNLQDGPHSDLRRARGAAINIVPASTGAAKAIGLVLPELNGKLSGSSYRVPVPTGSIVDLTIVTPTEGLTADQINEVYKKAAAEGRLNGILQYTEDPIVSSDIQGNPHSSIFDAELTNVSGNLVKVSSWYDNEWGYSNRLVDLTEYVAERL from the coding sequence GTGACCGTCAAGATCGGAATCAACGGCTTCGGCCGTATCGGACGCAACTACCTCCGCGCGGCTCTCGCGCAGGGTGCCGACCTCGAAATCGTGGCGGTGAACGACCTCACCGACAACAAGACCCTCGCCCACCTGCTGAAGTACGACTCCGTCGGCGGCGTGCTGGCCGAGGAGGTCTCGTACACCGAAGACTCCATCACCGTCGGCGACAAGACCATCAAGGTCTTCGAAGAGCGCGACCCCGCCAACCTCCCCTGGGGCGAGCTGGGCGTCGACATCGTCATCGAGTCGACCGGCCGCTTCACCAAGGCCGAGGACGCCAAGAAGCACGTCGCCGGCGGCGCCAAGAAGGTGCTCATCTCGGCTCCCGCGACCGGCGACGACGCCACCATCGTCATGGGTGTCAACGAAGAGACGTACAACCCCGAGACCGACGTCATCATCTCGAACGCCTCGTGCACCACGAACTGCCTCGCCCCGCTGGCGAAGGTGTTCAACGACGCCTTCGGCATCGAGCGCGGCTTCATGATGACCGCTCACGCCTACACCGCCGACCAGAACCTGCAGGACGGCCCGCACAGCGACCTCCGCCGTGCCCGTGGCGCGGCGATCAACATCGTCCCCGCCTCCACCGGCGCTGCCAAGGCCATCGGCCTGGTCCTGCCGGAGCTCAACGGCAAGCTGAGCGGTTCGTCGTACCGTGTCCCGGTCCCCACCGGCTCGATCGTCGACCTCACCATCGTCACCCCGACCGAGGGCCTGACCGCCGACCAGATCAACGAGGTCTACAAGAAGGCTGCTGCCGAGGGTCGCCTCAACGGCATCCTCCAGTACACCGAAGACCCGATCGTCTCGAGCGACATCCAGGGCAACCCGCACTCGTCGATCTTCGACGCCGAGCTGACCAACGTCAGCGGCAACCTGGTCAAGGTGTCGTCGTGGTACGACAACGAGTGGGGCTACTCCAACCGCCTCGTCGACCTCACCGAGTACGTCGCCGAGCGCCTGTAA
- a CDS encoding phosphoglycerate kinase: MALRTLDSLGSLAGTRVIVRCDLNVPLKDGVITDDGRVRASLPTLNALINAGARVVVCSHLGRPDGAPDPKYSLEPVAQRLSELLGQPVAFARDTVGESAQDAVASLENGEVAVIENLRFNAGETSKDEAERQAFARELAALGDALVSDGFGVVHRKQASVYDLAQLVPSAAGLLIQKELEVLDRLTETPERPYTVVLGGSKVSDKLGVIEHLLPRVDKLLVGGGMMFTFLVAEGHKVGSSLLEQDQIDTVKGYLATAKERGVEIVLPVDAVVAASFSADAEHVVADADALEDTAFGTSGLGLDIGPRTAEIFADAIRSSRTVFWNGPMGVFEMKAFEAGTKTVAKALTEVDGLSVVGGGDSAAAVRQLGFADDEFGHISTGGGASLEFLEGKKLPGLEVLGWQ; the protein is encoded by the coding sequence ATGGCTCTGCGCACCCTCGATTCGCTGGGGTCGCTCGCCGGCACGCGCGTCATCGTCCGTTGTGACCTGAACGTCCCCCTGAAGGACGGCGTCATCACGGACGATGGCCGCGTGCGGGCGTCGCTGCCGACTCTCAACGCACTGATCAACGCCGGCGCGCGTGTGGTCGTGTGCTCGCACCTGGGCCGCCCCGACGGCGCGCCCGACCCGAAGTACTCGCTCGAGCCGGTCGCGCAGCGTCTGTCGGAGCTGCTCGGCCAGCCGGTCGCGTTCGCGCGCGACACGGTCGGCGAATCGGCTCAGGATGCCGTCGCGTCGCTCGAGAACGGCGAGGTCGCCGTCATCGAGAACCTCCGCTTCAACGCAGGGGAGACCTCGAAGGACGAGGCGGAGCGCCAGGCGTTCGCCCGCGAGCTCGCCGCCCTCGGCGACGCGCTCGTGTCGGACGGTTTCGGCGTGGTGCACCGCAAGCAGGCGAGCGTCTACGACCTCGCGCAACTGGTGCCCTCGGCGGCCGGCCTGCTCATCCAGAAGGAGCTCGAGGTCCTCGACCGCCTGACCGAGACGCCCGAGCGTCCGTACACGGTCGTGCTCGGCGGCTCGAAGGTCAGCGACAAGCTCGGCGTCATCGAGCACCTCCTTCCCCGCGTGGACAAGCTCCTCGTCGGCGGCGGCATGATGTTCACCTTCCTCGTCGCCGAGGGCCACAAGGTGGGCTCGAGCCTGCTCGAGCAGGATCAGATCGACACCGTGAAGGGCTACCTCGCCACCGCGAAGGAGCGCGGCGTCGAGATCGTCCTCCCGGTGGATGCCGTTGTGGCGGCGTCGTTCTCGGCGGATGCCGAGCACGTGGTCGCCGACGCCGACGCGCTCGAAGACACCGCCTTCGGCACGTCGGGCCTCGGTCTCGACATCGGACCCCGCACGGCGGAGATCTTCGCCGACGCGATCCGCTCGTCGCGCACCGTCTTCTGGAACGGCCCCATGGGCGTGTTCGAGATGAAGGCGTTCGAGGCCGGGACAAAGACGGTCGCGAAGGCGCTCACCGAGGTCGACGGGCTCAGCGTCGTCGGTGGCGGCGACTCCGCCGCGGCCGTGCGCCAGCTCGGCTTCGCCGACGACGAGTTCGGCCACATCTCCACCGGCGGCGGCGCCAGCCTGGAGTTCCTCGAAGGCAAGAAGCTCCCCGGACTGGAGGTCCTCGGATGGCAGTGA